The DNA region TGCGGGGCTTTCGTGAAATGTCTCTTCTCGGATCAAGATCCGGAATCCTTCATCGCCCGAAATCGGGAGGGCGGTGGAGGGTTTTTTTGTGTTAACGCTGACCGACCGTCGTCCATGTACGGGTGTGGTGGGCACCTTAGGTGCAGTTGTTGTGGATGATGTTTGATTACTAAACAGCGAATGAAAGAATTTGGACGGAAGGCGCTCCTCTATGTTGGAGTCGGTAGCGCATGGGTTTTGGGGCCGGTGGATGCGGCGATCATTGATGCCTCGAATGGGAACGGTGGGTTTGTCAGTGAGACATCGTCATTCAATGGTTCGCTGGAGGGATGGACCGCGGAGAGAGGTGTGTGGGTGGATTCCGGCAACAGTGGATTAAGTACGGATCCTTTTGGTGCTGACAACACCTCCAACTCGCGCTTCGTTCAGATTCATAACAATAGCGGCGAAACTCTGACCTCCTCCCGCACGTTCACGGTGGCGCAGTCCGATACGATCGAGCTAAGCTTTGACTATAAAACCGGTGGCAGTGGTGATGATACCACACTGACGGTCTCGCTTTGGGATACCCAGGCGAATACCACCTACGCGACCCTGGGCTCGATCAGCACCAGCTCGTCCCAGGCATCGTTCATCCAGGTGAACTATTCGCTGAGTGCGCCATCGGCCAACACCAACCTGCAGTTGCGCTTCAGCTTGAGTGCCGGCGGCAAGGATGTGCATATCGATCGCGTGCACTTGGTGGGTGGTGAGATTACTCCACCACCACCACCGGCGGTGATCGACTACGATACGGTGCAGTATCTGGATCCATCGGATAGTGAAGCGGTGCGGATTGAGAAGGCTGCGAAGTTGTTGCCGTCGCCTCGCCAAGTGGATTGGCAGCGGTTGGAAACGACGTATTTCATCCACTTCGGGCCGAATACCTTCAACGAAGTGGAGTGGGGCGACGGCCGCGAGTCGGTGGATGATTTCAACCCGACCGCTTACGACGCGTCACAGTGGGTGAATGTGATCAAGAATGCCGGCGGCACCATGTTGATGCTGGTGGTCAAGCACCACGAGGGTTTTTGTTTGTTCCCTAGCCGCTACACGGATCACGATTTGGAATCGAGTGCGTGGCAGAGTGGCACGGGCAACGTGGTGCGCGATGTGGCGGATGCGTGTGCGGCAGCCGGGATCAAGTTCGGGGTGTATCTGTCGCCGGCGGATTTGTATCAAATTGAATCCGCGACCAACTACACAACGGGCTCGGGTTACTATGGACATGGTAGCGCCACCCGGTTGTCGACCATTCCGACCAATCCGGCGACCTTTGGCAGCGATCCGACCCAGGGACGGACGCCACCCGCCGGCTTTGAGTCTTATGAATACCAAGCGGACGACTATAATCGTTACTTCCTCAACCAGCTTTATGAATTGCTGACGGAGTACGGGGATATCGCTGAAGTTTGGTTTGATGGAGCGACACCAAAGAACGGGCCGCAGCCACAGGCGTATAACCGCCACGATTGGTATGATCTGATTCGCAAACTCCAGCCGGGCGCAAACATTGCGGTGAAGGGGCCGGATGTGCGGTGGGTTGGTAACGAACATGGTCACTCGCGCGAAACCGAGTGGAGTCCCATTCCGATCCCCCAGCATCCCGATGTTTATACATGGGGGGATGCCACTGCGACCGACCTGGGGAGCCGTGCTCGGTTAACTGGTGGGAACTACCTGACCTGGTGGCCGGCGGAAGCGGATGTGCCAATTCTCAGTGGATGGTTCCACACACCAAGCCGCGGTGTGAAGTCGGCGAATACACTGATTGATATCTATTACAAGTCGGTTGGACGGAACTCGAATTTGTTGCTCAACTTGTCTCCAGACAAGCGCGGCCTGATCCCGGAGAACCAAATCACTCCGCTGATGGAGGCGATGACCATTGTACAACAAACCTTCTCTAATAATCTGGCCTTGGACGGCACGGTGACGGCGGATTCGGAGTTGGCCGAAAGCCCGGCCAGCCGCATGATTGATGGGGACTTGGATAGTTATTGGGAGTCGGAAGCAGGCAACAGCACGCCAACCGTGACGCTGACAATGCCTGAGGTGAGAACCTTCGACCGCGTTGTGTTGCAGGAAGCCATCGCCCAGCGGGGGATGCGTGTTGAAACGTTCGCAATCGATGCGTGGATCAATGGCGCCTGGGTGCAGCAGGCCACGAGTACTTGTGTCGGGCACAAACGGATTTTGCAGATCCCTGAAGTGACCACAGACCGGGTACGCATTCGTATTACCCAGTCGCGCACAGAGCCGACTCTGGCGAATGTCGGGTTGTACCAGTCTGCCGAGCTTCTGGATTCACCTCAGATTGCCGAGCGGGACGCTGCCGGAAGAGTGGTGATCACCGCCGCGGCCGGTGACACGATTCATTACACGATCGACGGGACGACTCCGACCATGGCATCACCGACCTACAGCGGTGCGGTGGACTTGCCACTTGGGGGCACGGTGCGGGCCATCGCGGTGAATGGAAACTCGGTGAGCTTCGAAACTATCAAGACTTTCTCGGGCTATTCGCCGACAGGATGGACGGTGATTTCGGTTAGTAGTGAGGAGGGGGCTGAGCCTGGAAGTTATGCGATCGATGATGATCCATCGACCAACTGGCACACGGATTACGCTGCGGCGGCTGCGCATCCGCACCACCTGACGGTGGACATGGGAAGTGTCCGCTGGATTGGTGGGTTTTCCTACCTTCCTCGGGGTACTGGAGCCAACGGAATCGCGAAGAACTATGTGTTTGAAGTGAGTACGGACAACTCGGAGTGGACGACGGTGGCTACAGGCGAGTTCTTGAATATCAAAAACAACCCAGTGCTGCAGCAGGTGCCATTCGATGCGATCGAAGCGCGTTACTTCCGCTTCACCGCGAGCGATGAAGTGAATAATGCCAACTGGACCTCTGCTGCGGAGATTAATGTCCTGCCCGGTGGGTTTGATGGGTTCCGTCAGCAGCACGGACTCCAAACATCGGCGCCGACATCTGATTCGGATAACGACGGACAAGACTTGCTTGCCGAGTACTACTTTGGCAACAGCCCGGTGACGAAGGAGCAGATGCCGGTACCGATTGTGGCGGCTCCCGTTGCAGGCGGTGTGGCATTGGAAGTG from Sulfuriroseicoccus oceanibius includes:
- a CDS encoding discoidin domain-containing protein; its protein translation is MKEFGRKALLYVGVGSAWVLGPVDAAIIDASNGNGGFVSETSSFNGSLEGWTAERGVWVDSGNSGLSTDPFGADNTSNSRFVQIHNNSGETLTSSRTFTVAQSDTIELSFDYKTGGSGDDTTLTVSLWDTQANTTYATLGSISTSSSQASFIQVNYSLSAPSANTNLQLRFSLSAGGKDVHIDRVHLVGGEITPPPPPAVIDYDTVQYLDPSDSEAVRIEKAAKLLPSPRQVDWQRLETTYFIHFGPNTFNEVEWGDGRESVDDFNPTAYDASQWVNVIKNAGGTMLMLVVKHHEGFCLFPSRYTDHDLESSAWQSGTGNVVRDVADACAAAGIKFGVYLSPADLYQIESATNYTTGSGYYGHGSATRLSTIPTNPATFGSDPTQGRTPPAGFESYEYQADDYNRYFLNQLYELLTEYGDIAEVWFDGATPKNGPQPQAYNRHDWYDLIRKLQPGANIAVKGPDVRWVGNEHGHSRETEWSPIPIPQHPDVYTWGDATATDLGSRARLTGGNYLTWWPAEADVPILSGWFHTPSRGVKSANTLIDIYYKSVGRNSNLLLNLSPDKRGLIPENQITPLMEAMTIVQQTFSNNLALDGTVTADSELAESPASRMIDGDLDSYWESEAGNSTPTVTLTMPEVRTFDRVVLQEAIAQRGMRVETFAIDAWINGAWVQQATSTCVGHKRILQIPEVTTDRVRIRITQSRTEPTLANVGLYQSAELLDSPQIAERDAAGRVVITAAAGDTIHYTIDGTTPTMASPTYSGAVDLPLGGTVRAIAVNGNSVSFETIKTFSGYSPTGWTVISVSSEEGAEPGSYAIDDDPSTNWHTDYAAAAAHPHHLTVDMGSVRWIGGFSYLPRGTGANGIAKNYVFEVSTDNSEWTTVATGEFLNIKNNPVLQQVPFDAIEARYFRFTASDEVNNANWTSAAEINVLPGGFDGFRQQHGLQTSAPTSDSDNDGQDLLAEYYFGNSPVTKEQMPVPIVAAPVAGGVALEVVRDSSAVGVTPRFEMTETLDGWEPVTPSSVSSTELGGGKTRDVYSFPVSGLRRFFRVLVQP